One window from the genome of Candidatus Krumholzibacteriia bacterium encodes:
- the folK gene encoding 2-amino-4-hydroxy-6-hydroxymethyldihydropteridine diphosphokinase — protein sequence MPRIAYVALGANLGRREANILRAARLLQRRGAARLLRVSGLYESDPEDIPGAPRFINAVAQVVALHDPADLLERMKSIEAEVGRSGGHGESREIDLDLVDYAGEVLEAPGLILPHPRYHRRAFVLHPLRELAPGFRCPRSGRPIEELVDALPDGLAVVRVGGWSLITRG from the coding sequence ATGCCCCGCATCGCGTACGTGGCCCTCGGCGCCAACCTCGGCCGCCGCGAGGCCAACATCCTCCGTGCCGCCCGTCTGTTGCAGCGGCGCGGGGCCGCCCGCCTGCTCCGCGTCAGCGGGCTCTACGAGTCTGACCCCGAAGACATCCCCGGTGCGCCCCGCTTTATCAATGCGGTTGCGCAGGTTGTTGCTTTACATGACCCGGCCGATTTGTTAGAGCGAATGAAATCGATCGAAGCCGAGGTGGGGCGCAGCGGCGGACACGGGGAATCCCGTGAAATCGACCTGGACCTGGTCGACTATGCCGGCGAGGTTCTGGAGGCGCCGGGGCTTATTCTCCCCCATCCGCGCTATCACCGGCGCGCCTTCGTCCTGCATCCGCTGCGGGAACTGGCGCCCGGTTTCCGATGCCCCAGGAGCGGGCGCCCGATCGAGGAACTCGTCGACGCCCTGCCCGACGGCTTGGCCGTGGTCCGGGTGGGGGGATGGTCGCTGATAACGCGGGGTTGA
- the folB gene encoding dihydroneopterin aldolase, with protein MADIIRLKDITVFGFYGVSPAEREVGQKIQIDLDIHSDLAAACRSDSLQDTINYEAVYSKVMEVVGGEKRYRLLEALGDEICAAIIAGFPVSRVEIRLRKLNLPFPNNLSHVEVCLVREAPVM; from the coding sequence GTGGCAGACATCATTCGTTTGAAGGACATCACGGTCTTCGGCTTCTATGGCGTCTCGCCGGCGGAGCGGGAGGTCGGTCAGAAGATCCAGATCGATCTGGACATCCACAGCGACCTCGCCGCCGCGTGCCGGAGCGACTCGCTGCAGGACACCATCAACTACGAAGCCGTGTACAGCAAGGTGATGGAGGTGGTCGGGGGCGAGAAGCGCTACCGGCTCCTGGAGGCGCTCGGCGACGAGATCTGCGCGGCCATCATTGCCGGGTTTCCGGTGTCGCGCGTCGAGATCCGCCTGCGCAAGCTCAACCTCCCGTTTCCGAACAACCTCTCGCACGTCGAGGTGTGCCTCGTTCGCGAGGCGCCCGTCATGTGA